From Aspergillus luchuensis IFO 4308 DNA, chromosome 2, nearly complete sequence:
AAAAACCTCGTGGAACAGCTTGGTATTGTTATCCCACAACTTCCGACTGCTAGGGAATTCCAAGGTGAGTTGGACCACCTTGTTAAGCAAGTTGGCCCTCGCAAGCGGATATGTAGCTGGCTTTGGGAGGGTATCTGCATTGATTGTTTGGGGACTACCATCAGGCTTGGCAGTCGTCTTGAAGGTATAAACTATCTCGACTTGATTGGTGTCGAGCGAGACAGCTTCTATCTGCTCAAAAGAGCAATTGACGATCCAGAAGGATTCCTGTCTATCTCTTCCGTCGCCGACGAACACACCCTGGCGGAGCCTCAAAGTTGTCCGATAGAGAAGCAAATGAATTGAAGGATCAGTGGCGATTTCTTTAGCCATAGAACTATCTTGTTCCAAGTCATGGTACTTAATAGACTTCACTGGAAACTTGACGTTCGCGCTTGGCTTGGAGAATAGGGGTTGCGCCTGTCCTTTGGTTTCCGAAGGTCCCGACATGTTTGTCTTACAGCCACACGAGGACCAGCAGTTGCTGGAACCCCTAGGCAGGAGaacgagagaaaagaggggcGGACGAGAAGGTGGGGTGCCATACGAGAACCAGCAGTTGCTGGATCTTCGGGACGACAcaagaagcaagcaatgatggtggtggtggtggtggtgatgatgatgatgatgatgatgatgatgatgatgatgatgatgatgatgatgatgatgacgatgatgatgatgatggtggtgatggtgatggtggaggtggaggtggtgagagATAAAACGAGGGAAAGAGGTAGAGGGGTAAAAGATTCAAGATCAAAACAAagagaacaaaagaaaaataccAGGAACACAAAGCCTGTTACGACAGTATTCATAAAAGGTCAACAATAAAAAGAGGTCAAATTCACATTATGATTAATCCCCGGGCTTTGCTCTGATAGTAATTTTTGATTACGGAGTTTCTATCTTCTCAATCACGAATGTCTACCAACGCTCGAATGAGAGTATTCGTGTTATTTAGGAGGTTATTTCGCCATCTTGATCCGGTCACGCCTTTGGTTGGGCCCTGGACCATATGGGTTTGTCGAGAGACTTGGATATAGACGTCCATCCATATTAGGACTAGTGTCATATGCGTGGACCCACAGCGCACCAGGGGATCGCGGGGCCCGGGGACTCAACGCCACCAAAGCTACAGTACTGAGACTGATATTGAACTCGACGAATCAATTGATCATGGAGTATAAGAATGATGATATTGCCCATCGTGGGCTCAACACATTAAGTTGTTGACGAGACAAGCATGGCGCCGATGATCCGTCTAATGAATATTAGTGTCCCGGAATCCCAAAGCAGGGGAACTTTCTGCGTCCGCCGGCTCCGCCTGCTCCTCTTGATCCTTGTGGTCATCATGTCTGGATCTGGGTAGAGTGGACGCCGGACGATTTTCACAGCTCGGGAAGTTTAATCGGTGGCTCTCCACGACCATTTCATCCCACGATTCTTCCTCAGGGTCGTCTTCCTCCGTTTCACtctctacttcttcctcattgtcTTCATCAGTGGCTTCGACCTGTAGCCAATCGGGGTCCGGGGGGTCAAGTTCTTCATCGGTTGCATCGGCGGCACCACTTAGAGCAAGAACTCGATGGAGAGCCCATTGCATATTGAGCAGCTCCATCgatgggaggggatggcCGACTGGGTCGTCGGTCTTGAATGTAAGAACGTCTCCGGAGCGCAGGGCTTTCTCGGTGTTAATATTGAATAGCTTTGCATTGAGTTTGCCTTCCACCTTAATCGAGGACAGGCAGCCATCAGGGAAAGGACTCGGGACTTCTCTGGACGACATAGCGTCCGACAACTTGTTTATCGGCATCCAGTAGAACTTCACCTTGAGAACCTTCTGATCCTCGCTGATCGACAGCGCCCTCTTCAGAAGCAATTGAGCTTCTACGCCGACCCTTCCCTAGTGTTGCATTAGCTCGTACCTATTTGGATGACCGTCTACATCACTTACAGAACATGATTATATCATCAAGCCATCTGCTTTGGGTAAAGTTACGTGCTGATTCTGCGGACCCATCCGCAACTCTCCACAGTTTTTGAGATGCTCCTTCAGGATGGCCAGATCTGCAAACCAAAGGAGGGCCCATCCTGTTGAAGGGAGGTTCTGATGTCCGATATAGACGGACAGCTGGGCAATGATCTTGCGCCGCTCTGGGTCGAGGAGCTCGTCTGCAGGTCCCCTGGAGGCTATTTTGTTGGGCGTAAGTGTCGACATCACAACAAAACTGACACCAGCTTTTGCCGGATACCGCGAGGAAGTTCAAGCAAAAGGGCGAAACGGGTGTGGCTTCAATGACAGGAGGCTAATGGGGGCGAAGtttgggaaggaaagggcaggtggcaggaagaagggaaaggtggTCAGGAAACAGCCATGGAGGAGTGATGGGAAAGGGACATCATATTAGGCAAACCTATTGTCATGCCTACCTACGTAAGAAGGTTGTATTCACTTGTAAGCTCTAATTCACGGCTACTAATGTAAACTTTGGTAGTATACTCAGTGTCAGATCCATTTGAATCGACGTCGGCTTTGCGTTTGGGATCGGTCTTAGCTTTGGCTTTAGGCTTCGCCATAGCGTCGTCAGTTGAACTCTTCTACGAATTTGAAAAGGTGACTCCCTTGGCGTGAACGCGGGCATCCTTGGAGGTGCGGACTTTGGAGATTGCCTTGTGCAGAGAGTGCCCAGGTTTGAATGATCACATAATCTTACTCTACTTGTGTTTCCCGCTCACTTCTCGCCATAGTACCTTTCGACTCCATCTCTCCGCTTCAGTCTTCACCCTTTCGCCTCACTTCTTCATCCCACAACTTTACGCCCTTCCAACTGTCCCCTTGCCCGCCATGTTTTCTCCAGAGGCGTGGGTCAGGCTTTAGCCCCCCGAGGGTGCATACCTCGGCATCGAAGGGGGCCGGATTACAACATCCGTCAACTCCATCTGCACATTGGTTAAAAATGATTACAATATCTGACACATCTGACAGCTACAGCTGCCTTAGATATTTCATAGTAAATCGACACTGAATTATACACAGCAACAAACCTCATGTCAGAATCAACAATTCATCTCGCAGAACTGCGGGGTAAACTCACCAACATCCACGGAGTAATACCCGGACCTCggcgccatcatccatcgTCCATCCCCTGCATACTTCCATAGCGTTTAGTAAACATACTCTGATAACCGAGCAATTGACCATACTCGAAATAACTCAGAGTATATAAGCAATACAGCAAGACAAGCGGAGTACTCAATAGCAGTACCATCTCAACAACCAGCtccaatcatcatccactcctcatcaatcatcccaATCCATCA
This genomic window contains:
- a CDS encoding uncharacterized protein (COG:S;~EggNog:ENOG410Q2U9), which encodes MAKPKAKAKTDPKRKADVDSNGSDTEYTTKVYISSRELELTSEYNLLTGPADELLDPERRKIIAQLSVYIGHQNLPSTGWALLWFADLAILKEHLKNCGELRMGPQNQHGRVGVEAQLLLKRALSISEDQKVLKVKFYWMPINKLSDAMSSREVPSPFPDGCLSSIKVEGKLNAKLFNINTEKALRSGDVLTFKTDDPVGHPLPSMELLNMQWALHRVLALSGAADATDEELDPPDPDWLQVEATDEDNEEEVESETEEDDPEEESWDEMVVESHRLNFPSCENRPASTLPRSRHDDHKDQEEQAEPADAESSPALGFRDTNIH